A stretch of the Drosophila sulfurigaster albostrigata strain 15112-1811.04 chromosome 2L, ASM2355843v2, whole genome shotgun sequence genome encodes the following:
- the LOC133840708 gene encoding histone H1-like: MSDSAVATSASPVAAPPATPAAEKKVAAKKAASASKVKKPAVPPSHPPTQQMVDASILNLKERGGSSLMAIKKYISATYKCDAQKLAPFIKKYLKSAVASGKLIQAKGKGASGSFKLSASAKKEPKPKAKAASVEKKPKKVTASAAAAKKKTAGTKAKKAAGSAEKKPSKAVATKKTAEKKKAEKAKAKEAKKSGTVKAKPTTAKAAAKSSAAKPKAPKPKTATAKPKPKKAAAAASPKKAAVAAKKPKAKLQLQPRNKRALGH; the protein is encoded by the coding sequence atGTCAGACTCCGCAGTTGCAACATCCGCATCTCCTGTGGCTGCCCCGCCAGCGACACCCGCAGCCGAGAAGAAGGTGGCTGCCAAGAAAGCAGCATCTGCATCGAAAGTGAAGAAGCCGGCAGTTCCTCCATCACATCCTCCAACTCAGCAAATGGTGGACGCATCAATCCTGAACCTAAAGGAGCGTGGTGGCTCGTCGCTTATGGCAATCAAGAAGTACATCAGTGCCACATACAAGTGCGACGCCCAGAAATTGGCACCATTCATTAAGAAGTACCTGAAGAGCGCTGTTGCCAGTGGAAAACTTATCCAAGCTAAAGGCAAGGGCGCATCTGGTTCGTTCAAATTGTCTGCATCTGCCAAAAAGGAGCCGAAGCCAAAAGCCAAGGCTGCCTCAGTAGAGAAGAAACCGAAGAAGGTCactgcatcagcagcagcagctaagaaGAAGACTGCCGGCACCAAGGCGAAGAAAGCAGCTGGGTCCGCTGAGAAGAAACCAAGCAAAGCTGTAGCAACCAAGAAGACCGCTGAAAAGAAGAAGGCTGAGAAAGCAAAGGCTAAGGAGGCCAAGAAGAGTGGTACAGTAAAAGCCAAGCCCACAACAGCAAAGGCGGCGGCCAAGTCGAGTGctgcaaagccaaaagcaccAAAGCCCAAGACTGCAACTGCCAAGCCGAAGCCAAAGaaggcagcagcggcagcatcgCCAAAGAAAGCCGCAGTGGCTGCTAAGAAACCCAAGGcaaaactgcagctgcagccaagAAATAAGAGAGCACTAGGACATTGA
- the LOC133840975 gene encoding histone H2B produces the protein MPPKTSGKAAKKAGKAQKNITKNDKKKKRKRKESYAIYIYKVLKQVHPDTGISSKAMSIMNSFVNDIFERIAAEASRLAHYNKRSTITSREIQTAVRLLLPGELAKHAVSEGTKAVTKYTSSK, from the coding sequence atgccgCCCAAGACTAGTGGAAAGGCAGCCAAGAAGGCTGGCAAAGCGCAGAAGAATATCACCAAGAacgacaagaagaagaagcgcaaGAGGAAGGAAAGCTATGCCATCTACATCTACAAAGTGCTGAAGCAGGTCCATCCTGACACCGGTATCTCATCGAAGGCAATGAGCATCATGAACAGCTTTGTGAACGACATTTTCGAGCGCATTGCTGCCGAGGCCTCCCGTTTGGCTCACTACAACAAGCGGTCGACTATCACCAGTCGGGAAATCCAAACCGCTGTCCGTCTCTTGCTGCCCGGAGAATTGGCCAAGCACGCTGTCAGTGAGGGAACCAAGGCTGTCACCAAGTACACGAGCTCGAAGTAA
- the LOC133840840 gene encoding histone H2A — protein MSGRGKGGKVKGKAKSRSNRAGLQFPVGRIHRLLRKGNYAERVGAGAPVYLAAVMEYLAAEVLELAGNAARDNKKTRIIPRHLQLAIRNDEELNKLLSGVTIAQGGVLPNIQAVLLPKKTEKKA, from the coding sequence atgtctGGTCGTGGTAAAGGTGGCAAAGTTAAGGGAAAGGCAAAGTCTCGTTCCAACCGCGCTGGTCTTCAGTTCCCCGTTGGCCGTATTCACCGTCTGCTTCGCAAGGGCAACTATGCCGAGCGTGTTGGTGCTGGTGCTCCTGTGTACTTGGCTGCTGTGATGGAGTACTTGGCCGCTGAAGTTTTGGAGTTGGCTGGTAACGCAGCCCGTGACAACAAGAAGACTAGGATTATCCCTCGTCATCTGCAATTGGCCATCCGCAACGATGAGGAGTTGAACAAACTGCTTTCGGGTGTCACCATTGCCCAGGGCGGTGTTTTGCCTAATATTCAGGCTGTTCTCTTGCCCAAGAAGACCGAAAAGAAggcttaa
- the LOC133841059 gene encoding histone H4 produces MTGRGKGGKGLGKGGAKRHRKVLRDNIQGITKPAIRRLARRGGVKRISGLIYEETRGVLKVFLENVIRDAVTYTEHAKRKTVTAMDVVYALKRQGRTLYGFGG; encoded by the coding sequence atgactGGTCGTGGTAAAGGTGGCAAGGGCTTGGGAAAAGGTGGCGCAAAGCGTCATCGCAAAGTGTTGCGTGATAACATCCAGGGTATCACGAAGCCAGCTATCCGTCGTCTAGCTCGTCGTGGCGGTGTGAAGCGTATCTCTGGTCTTATTTATGAAGAAACTCGTGGTGTGCTGAAGGTTTTCTTGGAAAACGTTATCCGTGATGCAGTCACATACACCGAACACGCCAAGAGGAAGACAGTCACAGCCATGGATGTTGTGTACGCTCTGAAGAGGCAAGGCCGCACTCTGTACGGTTTCGGCGGCtaa